From the genome of Streptomyces sp. V2I9:
CCGCAAGATCGCGATGATCTTCCAGGACGCGCTGTCCTCGCTGAACCCGGTCCTCACCGTCGGCTACCAGCTCGGCGAGATGTTCCGGGTCCACCAGGGCCTCTCCAAGAAGGAGGCCAAGGCCAGGTCCATCGAGCTGATGGACCAGGTCAAGATCCCGGCCGCCGCGGCCCGTGTCTCGGACTTCCCGCACCAGTTCTCCGGCGGTATGCGCCAGCGCATCATGATCGCCATGGCGCTGGCCCTGGAGCCGGACCTGATCATCGCGGACGAGCCGACCACCGCGCTCGACGTGACGGTGCAGGCCCAGGTCATGGACCTGCTGGCCGAGCTCCAGCGCGAGTACAACATGGGTCTGATCCTGATCACCCACGACCTCGGCGTGGTCGCCGACGTCGCGGACAAGATCGCCGTGATGTACGCGGGGCGGATCGTGGAGACGGCCCCGGTCGGCGAGCTGTACAGCCGTCCGGCCCACCCGTACACCAAGGGTCTGCTGGACTCCATCCCGCGCCTGGACCAGAAGGGCCAGGAGCTGTACGCGATCAAGGGGTTGCCGCCCAACCTCACGCGTATCCCCGCGGGCTGTGCCTTCAGCCCGCGCTGCCCCAAGGCACAGGACATCTGCCGTACCGAGGTTCCGCCGCTCGTCCCGGTGACCGAGCAGGACGGCCTCGAGCTGGTCGGCCGCGGCAGCGCGTGCCACTTCTGGAAGGAGACGATCCATGGCTGAGCTCGACAAGGAGCCCCTGGACGCCACCCCCAACGTCTCCGAGGTGGAGACCGTGGACGCCGCGACCGAGGCGGAGGCCGTAGCCGCCATCGACGCGCCCATCAGCCAGGGTGAGCCGATCCTCCAGGTGCGCAACCTGGTCAAGCACTTCCCGCTGACCCAGGGCATCCTCTTCAAGAAGCAGATCGGCGCGGTCAAGGCCGTCGACGGGATCTCCTTCGACCTGTACGCCGGGGAGACCCTCGGCATCGTGGGCGAGTCCGGCTGCGGCAAGTCCACGGTCGCCAAGCTCCTGATGACGCTGGAGCGGGCCACCGCCGGCGAGGTCTTCTACAAGGGCCAGGACATCACCAAGCTGTCCGGCCGGGCGCTGAAGGCCGTGCGCCGCAACATCCAGATGGTGTTCCAGGACCCGTACACGTCGCTGAACCCGCGCATGACGGTCGGCGACATCATCGGGGAGACCTTCGAGATCCACCCCGAGGTGGCCCCGAAGGGCGACCGGCGCCGCCGCGTCCAGGAGCTCCTGGACGTCGTGGGTCTGAACCCGGAGTACATCAACCGCTACCCGCACCAGTTCTCCGGCGGTCAGCGCCAGCGCATCGGCATCGCCCGCGGCCTCGCGCTCAACCCGGAGATCATCATCTGCGACGAGCCGGTCTCCGCGCTCGACGTGTCGGTGCAGGCGCAGGTCATCAACCTGATGGAGAAGCTCCAGGACGAGTTCAACCTGTCCTACGTCTTCATCGCGCACGACCTCTCGATCGTCCGGCACATCTCCGACCGGGTCGGCGTGATGTACCTCGGCAAGATGGCCGAGATCGGCACGGACACCCAGATCTACGACCACCCGACGCACCCCTACACCCAGGCGCTGCTGTCGGCGGTCCCGGTCCCCGACCCGACGGCCCGCGAGGGGCGCGAGCGGATCATCCTCTCCGGTGACGTCCCGTCACCGGCGAACCCGCCCTCGGGCTGCCGCTTCCGCACCCGGTGCTGGAAGGCGGAGGACCGCTGCGCGACGGAGGAGCCCCTGCTGGCGATCCCCGAGCGCTTCGTGGCGGGGAAGACCCCGGCCGCGCACGAGTCGGCGTGCCACTTCGCCGAGGAGAAGGACGTCGTGAACGCGGCGTAACCACTTCCGCTCTCCGACGACGATGCCCGGCCCCCTCCGTGGGGGCCGGGCATCGCCGCGTCCGCCCGCCGTCGACGCCCGTCCGGGGTAAGCCCGCATGCGATGGGTGGCGTTATGGGGTGATATGAGGCATTGAGCTACTCGATGACTCTAGGAGGCACTTCATGCGCGGAGCCACACAGGTCAGGTGGGCCGCATGTGCGGTGGCCGTCGCCCTGGCAGCGACGGCCTGCGGCGGCGGTGACGACGGCGGTGGCAGCGACGGCCCCGAAGGCATCGTCAGCTCCTCCTGGGGGGACCCGCAGAACCCGCTGGAGCCGGCCAACACCAACGAGGTCCAGGGCGGCAAGGTCCTCGACATGGTCTTCCGCGGACTGATCCGCTACGACCCCAAGACCGGCGAGGCCAAGAACATGGTCGCCGAGTCCATCGACACGAAGGACTCCCAGAACTTCACGATCAAGCTCAAGGACGGCTGGACGTTCTCCAACGGCGAGAAGGTCACCGCCAAGTCCTTCGTGGACGCCTGGAACTACGGCGCGGCGCTGAAGAACAACCAGAAGAACGCCTACTTCTTCCAGTACATCGAGGGCTACGACAAGGTCCACCCGGAGTCCGGCTCCGCCTCCGCCGAGACCATGTCCGGGCTGAAGGTCGTCGACGACCTGACCTTCACCGCCAAGCTCACCCAGAAGTTCTCCCTGTGGCCCGACACCCTCGGCTACAGCGCCTTCGTCCCGCTGCCCAAGGCGTTCTACGACGACCACGACGCCTGGCTCTCCAAGCCCGTCGGGAACGGCCCGTACACGATCGACTCGTACGCCAAGGGCTCCTCGATGAAGCTCCGCAAGTGGGCCGACTATCCGGGCGACGACAAGGCGAAGAACGGCGGCGTCGACCTCAAGGTCTTCACCGACAACAACACCGCCTACACCGACCTGACCTCGGGCAACCTCGACCTCGTCGACGACGTGCCCGCCTCCCAGCTCCGCAACGTCGAGGCCGACCTCGGCGACCGGTACATCAACACCCCCGCCGGCATCATCCAGACCCTGGCCTTCCCCTTCTACGACAAGGAGTGGGACACCGACGACGCGCGCAAGGTCCGCCAGGGCCTGTCGATGGCGATCAACCGGGCGCAGATCACCGACCAGATCTTCCAGAAGACCCGCACCCCAGCCTCCGACTGGACCTCCCCGGTCCTCGGCGAGGACGGCGGCTTCAAGAAGGGGCTGTGCGGCAAGGAGTGCACGTACGACAAGGCCGCGGCCAAGAAGCTGATCGACGAGGGCGGCGGCATCCCCGGCGGCCAGCTCAAGATCTCGTACAACGCGGACACCGGCTCCCACAAGGAATGGGTAGACGCCGTCTGCAACAGCATCAACAACGTGATGGGCAACAACAAGGCGTGCGTCGGCGGCCCGGTCGGCACCTTCGCCGACTTCCGCGCCCAGGTCTCCACCCAGAAGCTCTCGAGCGCCTGGCGTGCGGGCTGGCAGATGGACTACCCGCTCATCCAGAACTTCCTCCAGCCGCTCTACTACACCAACGCCCCGTCCAACGACGGCAAGTGGAGCGACAAGAAGTTCGACGACCTGATCGACAAGGCGAACGCCGAGAGCGACAAGGCGAAGGCCGTCACCACCTTCCAGGACGCGGAGAAGGTCCTCGTCGAGCAGATGCCGGTCATCCCGCTCTGGTACCAGAACGGCAGCGCCGGCTACTCGGACCGGGTGGAGAACGTCTCGCTCAACCCGTTCAGCGTCCCGGTCTACCAAGAGATCACCGTCAAGTGACGCGCTGAGCGACGCGGACGGCCGGGACGCCCGACACGCGCCCCGGCCGTCCGCGCACCCGCATCCACGCCCGCCACCGCACCCCCCGACCCCCGGAGCCCCTCATGGGACGTTATGTGATCCGGCGGCTGCTGCAGATGATCCCCGTCTTCTTCGGCACCACGCTGTTGATCTTCCTCATGGTGAACGTGATGGGCGACCCCATCGCCGGTCTCTGCGGCGACCGCCAGTGCGATCCTGCCACCGCCGCCCAGCTGCGCTCCGAGTTCGGCCTCGACAAGCCGGTGTGGCAGCAATACCTCACCTACATGGGCAACGTGTTCACCGGCGACTTCGGCACCGCGTTCAACGGGCAGAAGGTCACCGAGCTGATGGCCACCGCCTTCCCGATCACGATCCGGCTCACCATCGTCGCCATCGTCTTCGAGATCGTCATCGGCATCAGCCTCGGCGTCGTCACCGGCCTGCGGCGCGGACGCCCCATCGACACCACCGTCCTCATCCTGACGCTCGTCGTCATCGCCATCCCGACCTTCGTCACCGGCCTGCTGCTCCAGCTCCTCCTGGGCGTCGAGTGGGGCATCATCAAGCCGTCGGTCTCCGCCGACCCCACCTTCGACGAACTGCTCGTCCCCGGACTGGTCCTCGCCTCGGTCTCGCTCGCCTACGTCACCCGGCTCACCCGCACCTCGATCGCCGAGAACGCCCGCGCCGACTACGTACGCACCGCCGTCGCCAAGGGACTGCCCCGCCGCCGGGTCGTCGTCCGCCACCTGCTGCGCAACTCGCTGATCCCCGTCATCACCTTCATCGGCACCGACGTGGGAGCCCTCATGGGAGGGGCCATCGTCACCGAGCGCATCTTCAACATCCACGGCGTCGGCTACCAGCTCTACCAGGGCATCCTGCGCCAGAACTCCCAGACCGTCGTCGGGTTCGTCACGATCCTCGTCCTGGTCTTCCTGGCCGCCAACCTGATCGTCGACCTCCTGTACGCCGTACTCGACCCGAGGATCCGCTATGCCTGAGCCCCAGTCATCGGACGGAGCGATCTCCCCGGCGGGCACCGGTGGCCCGATGGACCTCGCCCTGGAGGAGGGCGCCAGCCTGGAGAAGAACCCGGGCGGCCCCGACGGCACCGGGCCCACCGGAAAGCCCCGCAGCCTCTGGTCGGACGCCTGGCGCGACCTGCGGCGCAACCCGGTCTTCATCATCTCCGCGCTGGTCATCCTCTTCCTGGTGATCATCTCGATCTGGCCCTCGCTCATCGCGAGCGGCGACCCCCTCCAGGCCGACCTGGACGACGCCCAGAAGGGCTCCGAACCCGGCCACCCCTTCGGCTTCGACCCGCAGGGCCGCGACGTCTACACCCGGGTCGTGTACGGCACCCGCACCTCGGTGACCGTCGGCGTCTGCGCCACCCTCGGCGTCGCCCTCTTCGGCAGTGTGCTCGGCGGACTCGCGGGCTTCTTCGGCGGCTGGTGGGACTCGATCCTCTCCCGCCTCACCGACGTCTTCTTCGGCATCCCCGTCGTCCTCGGCGGCCTGGTCTTCCTCTCCGTCGTCACCAGCTCCACCGTCTGGCCCGTCGTCGGCTTCATCGTCCTGCTCGGCTGGCCCCAGATCGCCCGCATCGCCCGCGGCTCGGTCATCACCGCCAAACAGAACGACTACGTCCAGGCGGCCCGCGCGCTCGGCGCCTCCAACTCCCGGATGATGCTGCGCCACATCACCCCGAACGCCATCGCACCCGTCATCGTCGTGGCGACCATCGCGCTCGGCACGTACATCTCCCTGGAGGCGACCCTGTCCTTCCTCGGCGTCGGCCTGAAGGACCCGGCCGTCTCCTGGGGCATCGACATCTCCGCGGCCGCCAACTACATCCGCAACGCCCCGCACATGCTGCTGTGGCCCGCCGGGGCGCTGGCGATCACCGTGCTCGCGTTCATCATGCTCGGCGACGCGGTGCGCGACGCCCTCGACCCCAAGCTGCGCTGAGGAGCCGGTTGCCATGTTGCTCGAAGTGCGCGATCTGCACGTGGAGTTCCACACCCGCGAAGGCGTCGCCAAGGCCGTCAACGGCGTCGACTACTCGGTGGCCGAGGGCGAGACCCTGGCCGTCCTCGGGGAGTCCGGCTCCGGCAAGTCCGTCACCGCCCAGGCGATCATGGGCATCCTCGACATGCCGCCGGGGAAGATCGCCGGCGGGGAGATCCTCTTCAAGGGTCAGGACCTGCTGAAGCTCAAGCCGGAGGAGCGGCGGAAGATCCGGGGCCAGGAGATGGCCATGATCTTCCAGGACGCCCTCTCCTCGCTGAACCCGGTCCTCACCGTCGGCCAGCAGCTCGGCGAGATGTTCGTCGTGCACCGGGGGATGTCCCGCAAGGACGCCAGGGCCAAGTCCATCGAGCTGATGGACCGGGTCCGCATCCCGGCCGCCAAGGAGCGGGTCGGCCAGTACCCGCACCAGTTCTCCGGGGGGATGCGCCAGCGCATCATGATCGCCATGGCGATGGCCCTGGAACCGTCCCTGATCATCGCGGACGAGCCGACCACCGCCCTCGACGTCACCGTGCAGGCCCAGGTCATGGACCTGCTGGCCGAGCTCCAGCGCGAGTTCAACATGGGCCTGATCCTGATCACCCACGACCTCGGCGTGGTCGCCGACGTGGCGGACAAGATCGCCGTCATGTACGCGGGCCGCATCGTCGAGACGGCCCCCGTGCACGAGATCTACCGGGCCCCCGCCCACCCGTACACCAAGGGCCTCCTGAAATCGATCCCGCGCCTGGACCAGAAGGGCCGGGAGCTGTACGCGATCAAGGGCCTGCCGCCCAACCTGACCCGCATCCCGCCCGGCTGCGCCTTCAACCCCCGCTGCCCGATCGCGCGGGACGTGTGCCGGGAGGATGTGCCCCCGCTCTACGAGGTCGACGAGCGGCGCCGGAGCGCCTGCCACTTCTGGAAGGAGACGCTCGATGCACGCTGACCGCGACGGGAGCGAGAACGCCGGCGGCGGGAGCGGCGCGGCCGGCTCGACCCTGCTGTCCGAGGTCGGGAAGGAGGCCGCGGCCCCGTACGCCGAGGGCGACCCGATCCTCCAGGTGCGCGGCCTCACCAAGCACTACCCGCTCACCCGGGGCATCCTCTTCAAACGGCAGATCGGCGCGGTCAAGGCGGTCGACGGCGTCGACTTCGACCTGCACGCGGGCGAGACGCTGGGCATCGTGGGGGAGTCCGGCTGCGGCAAGTCGACCGTCGCCAAGATGCTCGTCCACCTGGAGCGCCCCACCGCCGGGGCGATCCGCTACAAGGGCGAGGACATCTCCCAGCTCTCCGGCCGCGCGCTCAAGGCGGTGCGCCGCAACATCCAGATGGTGTTCCAGGACCCGTACACCTCGCTGAACCCGCGGATGACGGTCGGGGACATCATCGGGGAGCCGTACGAGATCCACCCCGAGGTCGCTCCGAAGGGCAGCCGGCGGCAGAAGGTGCAGGACCTGCTGGACGTCGTCGGGCTCAACCCGGAGTACATCAACCGCTATCCGCACCAGTTCTCCGGCGGCCAGCGCCAGCGCATCGGCATCGCCCGCGGCCTCGCGCTCAACCCGGAGATCATCGTCGCCGACGAACCGGTCTCCGCCCTCGACGTGTCGGTGCAGGCCCAGGTGGTCAACCTGCTGGACCGGCTCCAGGCCGAGTTCAACCTCAGCTACGTCTTCATCGCGCACGACCTCTCGATCGTCCGGCACATCTCCGACCGGGTCGGCGTGATGTACCTGGGCCGGATCGTGGAGATCGGCTCCGACGCGGAGATCTACGACCACCCCACCCACCCGTACACCCAGGCGCTGCTGTCCGCCGTCCCCGTGCCCGATCCGTCGGCCCGTGAGTACCGGGAGCGGATCATCCTGCACGGCGACGTGCCCTCGCCCGCCAACATCCCCTCGGGCTGCCGGTTCCGCACCCGGTGCTGGAAGGCGCAGGAGCGGTGCGAGCTGGAGGTCCCGCTGCTGGCGGTCCCCGCGGAGTTCCGGCTCGTCGACACCCCGGCCCGCCACGACTCCGCGTGCCACTTCGCCGAGGAGAAGCGGGTGGTGCCGCCGGAGGGTGAGCTGGAGGCGCCGGGGCGGGGGCCGGGCCCCGACGTGGAGGCTCCGGGCACGACGACCCGCGGCCGGCCGGTGGAGGACGTGCCCGGCCCCGAGGAGCCGGAACGGGGGGAGGACCACACCCCCTGAGCTGCCGTCAGGAGCGTTAACACGCAGGCAATGCGGCCGTCGCGGCACCGATATACGGACGCTCCATGCTCGACGGTGTACGGCCGTGCGGGTGCCGTGGTCCG
Proteins encoded in this window:
- a CDS encoding ABC transporter substrate-binding protein, coding for MRGATQVRWAACAVAVALAATACGGGDDGGGSDGPEGIVSSSWGDPQNPLEPANTNEVQGGKVLDMVFRGLIRYDPKTGEAKNMVAESIDTKDSQNFTIKLKDGWTFSNGEKVTAKSFVDAWNYGAALKNNQKNAYFFQYIEGYDKVHPESGSASAETMSGLKVVDDLTFTAKLTQKFSLWPDTLGYSAFVPLPKAFYDDHDAWLSKPVGNGPYTIDSYAKGSSMKLRKWADYPGDDKAKNGGVDLKVFTDNNTAYTDLTSGNLDLVDDVPASQLRNVEADLGDRYINTPAGIIQTLAFPFYDKEWDTDDARKVRQGLSMAINRAQITDQIFQKTRTPASDWTSPVLGEDGGFKKGLCGKECTYDKAAAKKLIDEGGGIPGGQLKISYNADTGSHKEWVDAVCNSINNVMGNNKACVGGPVGTFADFRAQVSTQKLSSAWRAGWQMDYPLIQNFLQPLYYTNAPSNDGKWSDKKFDDLIDKANAESDKAKAVTTFQDAEKVLVEQMPVIPLWYQNGSAGYSDRVENVSLNPFSVPVYQEITVK
- a CDS encoding ABC transporter ATP-binding protein; this translates as MAELDKEPLDATPNVSEVETVDAATEAEAVAAIDAPISQGEPILQVRNLVKHFPLTQGILFKKQIGAVKAVDGISFDLYAGETLGIVGESGCGKSTVAKLLMTLERATAGEVFYKGQDITKLSGRALKAVRRNIQMVFQDPYTSLNPRMTVGDIIGETFEIHPEVAPKGDRRRRVQELLDVVGLNPEYINRYPHQFSGGQRQRIGIARGLALNPEIIICDEPVSALDVSVQAQVINLMEKLQDEFNLSYVFIAHDLSIVRHISDRVGVMYLGKMAEIGTDTQIYDHPTHPYTQALLSAVPVPDPTAREGRERIILSGDVPSPANPPSGCRFRTRCWKAEDRCATEEPLLAIPERFVAGKTPAAHESACHFAEEKDVVNAA
- a CDS encoding ABC transporter permease, with the protein product MGRYVIRRLLQMIPVFFGTTLLIFLMVNVMGDPIAGLCGDRQCDPATAAQLRSEFGLDKPVWQQYLTYMGNVFTGDFGTAFNGQKVTELMATAFPITIRLTIVAIVFEIVIGISLGVVTGLRRGRPIDTTVLILTLVVIAIPTFVTGLLLQLLLGVEWGIIKPSVSADPTFDELLVPGLVLASVSLAYVTRLTRTSIAENARADYVRTAVAKGLPRRRVVVRHLLRNSLIPVITFIGTDVGALMGGAIVTERIFNIHGVGYQLYQGILRQNSQTVVGFVTILVLVFLAANLIVDLLYAVLDPRIRYA
- a CDS encoding ABC transporter ATP-binding protein, translated to MTTIDKTAHVPAPRESVSGDGPLLDVRDLHVEFHTRDGVAKAVNGVNYTVSAGETLAVLGESGSGKSVTAQTIMGILDMPPGKITQGEILFRGQDMLKMSNEERRKIRGRKIAMIFQDALSSLNPVLTVGYQLGEMFRVHQGLSKKEAKARSIELMDQVKIPAAAARVSDFPHQFSGGMRQRIMIAMALALEPDLIIADEPTTALDVTVQAQVMDLLAELQREYNMGLILITHDLGVVADVADKIAVMYAGRIVETAPVGELYSRPAHPYTKGLLDSIPRLDQKGQELYAIKGLPPNLTRIPAGCAFSPRCPKAQDICRTEVPPLVPVTEQDGLELVGRGSACHFWKETIHG
- a CDS encoding ABC transporter ATP-binding protein: MLLEVRDLHVEFHTREGVAKAVNGVDYSVAEGETLAVLGESGSGKSVTAQAIMGILDMPPGKIAGGEILFKGQDLLKLKPEERRKIRGQEMAMIFQDALSSLNPVLTVGQQLGEMFVVHRGMSRKDARAKSIELMDRVRIPAAKERVGQYPHQFSGGMRQRIMIAMAMALEPSLIIADEPTTALDVTVQAQVMDLLAELQREFNMGLILITHDLGVVADVADKIAVMYAGRIVETAPVHEIYRAPAHPYTKGLLKSIPRLDQKGRELYAIKGLPPNLTRIPPGCAFNPRCPIARDVCREDVPPLYEVDERRRSACHFWKETLDAR
- a CDS encoding ABC transporter ATP-binding protein, with the translated sequence MHADRDGSENAGGGSGAAGSTLLSEVGKEAAAPYAEGDPILQVRGLTKHYPLTRGILFKRQIGAVKAVDGVDFDLHAGETLGIVGESGCGKSTVAKMLVHLERPTAGAIRYKGEDISQLSGRALKAVRRNIQMVFQDPYTSLNPRMTVGDIIGEPYEIHPEVAPKGSRRQKVQDLLDVVGLNPEYINRYPHQFSGGQRQRIGIARGLALNPEIIVADEPVSALDVSVQAQVVNLLDRLQAEFNLSYVFIAHDLSIVRHISDRVGVMYLGRIVEIGSDAEIYDHPTHPYTQALLSAVPVPDPSAREYRERIILHGDVPSPANIPSGCRFRTRCWKAQERCELEVPLLAVPAEFRLVDTPARHDSACHFAEEKRVVPPEGELEAPGRGPGPDVEAPGTTTRGRPVEDVPGPEEPERGEDHTP
- a CDS encoding ABC transporter permease — its product is MPEPQSSDGAISPAGTGGPMDLALEEGASLEKNPGGPDGTGPTGKPRSLWSDAWRDLRRNPVFIISALVILFLVIISIWPSLIASGDPLQADLDDAQKGSEPGHPFGFDPQGRDVYTRVVYGTRTSVTVGVCATLGVALFGSVLGGLAGFFGGWWDSILSRLTDVFFGIPVVLGGLVFLSVVTSSTVWPVVGFIVLLGWPQIARIARGSVITAKQNDYVQAARALGASNSRMMLRHITPNAIAPVIVVATIALGTYISLEATLSFLGVGLKDPAVSWGIDISAAANYIRNAPHMLLWPAGALAITVLAFIMLGDAVRDALDPKLR